The DNA window GCGGTCATCGGTCGCCGTGCTCGGGGAGAGGACCTCGCAGACCCAGTCCGGGGGGAGAGAGACCGCCGCCGTGCTGGGTCGGGTGGGCATCCGCTCGCGACGCCAGCCGGCGAGGTCGGGCACGAGCACGTCGCCATCCAGGTGAAGCTCGGGCTCGTCGAAGACCCACCAGCCACCAGGGCCATCCAGACCGAACTGGAAGGGCCGGACGAGAAGACCCCCCAGCGCGGAGGACGCTACCGTATGCGGCATGGCGGGGCGCGGCGACATGAAGAGGGTGCCCGCGATGATCTCCCCGACCATGTGCGGAGGTACAGCCTCGAGATCGGCGTACGTGGCTGCTACCGGTCGTTTTTTTGCCGGCTCGGCCATTCCAGTCTCCGGGGTAGTTCTCTCATCCCTTCTTCACACTCTACACAAAGTGGTCGACTGCACCCGTGAAACGCGCGCGCTTCGGCCAATCCCTCGTGCATTGCGGAGATGGGCTCGTCATTTCCATCGGTCGAGGGTCGTCCTCACGACAAATGCATGCCGCGCTCATGGGTCGGATCTCGAACGACCCCAGCGGCACGTCCCGGGGTCGATGCACACCGCCCGCTGCGCTCCGCGCGTCGTGCCGACGATGCGCTGGCACCGCTCGGGCGCCGCCGACGCGATCGGCGACGCCAGCAAGACGAACCTGGACAGGCACCGAGACGAGCTTCGACAGGAGACGGTGAGCGCGTGGCCGGGCGCCGCGCGGCGGGCTCAGTCTTCGAAGACACCGACGCTGGCCAGGTCGCGGTGGAGCAGGTGGACCTTCAGGATGGCCGCGAAGGGGCGGAAGCCGAGGGCTTCGTAAGCGTGCAGGAGCAGCGACCCGGCCTCGTCGCGCAGGGCGTCGTCGTCGCACCAGTGCAGGTAGAGGCCGAGGGCGTGGGCGTAGGCGGGGCGGCCTTCGGCGAGCTCGCGGCGGGCTTCGGCGATGTAGGTCTTCAGGGTGTCGGTGTCCGGGTCCTCGCTGTGGAGGAAGCTGAAGCCGGGGACCTTGTCCGGGACCGGGCCGGTGTCGGGCCGGAGGGCGAGGCGGGGGCTGCCGACGGGGTTGCGCTCGGTGCGAGGCCAGGGGCACAAGGGCTCGTCTTCGGGAGGCTGCTCGGCGTCGAAGGTGTCGAGGGCGTCGAGGTGGGCCTGGATGACGCGCAGCGCACGCAGCTGGTTGCGGTAGAAGCGCAGGTTCTCCTCGCTCTCGCCGTCGTCGTCGAGGTGCTCCAGGCTCTCGCGGAGGGCGTCGTCGAACGTGGCGCGGAGGAAGTCGGCGATCTCGGGCTCCTCCGCGAGCCAGGTCTCCGCGGAGTCGCGGGCGTAGTTGCTGGCGATGACCGGGAAGTGGTCGGGGCTGTCGTACCAGAAGCCCCAGTGCTTGCCGTCGGAGTTGCCGCTCAGGAAGGTGACGAACTGCGGCGCGTCGCGGCGGTAGCGCATGTCGAGGCGCGGATCGAGGGGGCCTTCGGCGCCCGGGGGGACCTGGTCCTCGTCGTGAAGGCGCGCGGCGTCCTTGGTCTTGCGCTGGAGGGCGTCTGGCAAGAACCACTCGGAGAGGCCTGACAGGCGCATGCCGAGGGCGCTGTCGGTCCACGCGTGGGAGCGGCTCCGGCCCGGCTGGCACGCGATGTAGTGCTCCGGCGGGTCCTCGGGCAGCTCGCCGAGCGCAGCGAAGAGCGCGGAGAGGTAGGCGAGGCCTCGGGGGAGCTTCAGGCCGTAAGTCGCCTCATAGTGGTCTCGGACGCTCGGGAACCGGGCGTAGGCCGCCTCGGCGTGGCGAGCGACGCGCGCGGCGAGGGCCTCCGGATCGTCGATGCCGAGCGAGGCGGCGTAGTCGTCCCAGCCTTCGTCCGGGGGGAGCGTCGCTTCCACGGTCGGCGCCACGGGGACGGGCCGGACGAGGGCGGCGTGCTCGGGGAAGACGCACTCCAGCGCGCCGGCCCACTCGGCGGTCCGCTCGTCGAAGGCGTCGAGGAGGGCGCGCCAGTCGTCCCTGGCGAGCGTCGCGCGGTCGATGAGGAGCAGGTCCTTGGCCTCGCTGCCGGCGAAGGTCTGTTCCCCCTTCGAGGACTGCTGCCGGACGGTGGCGCGAAGGCCTTCGTCGCTCCAGAGGGGCTTGTCGGTGGGGGCGTGGAGCGTGAACACGGCCACGATGCCGCTGTCCTCGACGCGGATCGGGAAGCGGGCGAGGAAGTCGTGGATGCGGCGCAAGGCGGGGCCGAGGTCGACGACCCCAGGGGCGTCCTCGGGCTCGGCGTCGTCGAACATGACGGTCGAGGGTTCGAGGATGACGGTGCCGCCGGTCGAGAGCTGGAACGCGGGGTGGCCGTCGTCCGAACGGGTGAGGGTCGCCTTGCAGTCCGGGACGAGCAGCGACTGGAGGAGCGTTTCGAAGAGGAGCATGGACCTCGTGCGAGCGTGCTCTTGGTGTGGGTCGAACCTGACGAACGCGAGGCGGACGCGAGGCGAGCGCGAGGAGGGCGGACCTTACAGGGGAACGACGAAGCCAGGAACGGGAACCGAACGGGGAGGCCAGGGAAGGGAGGAGAGGGTGCGATGGTGGGCCTCGAAAAATTCTGGTCACAACCGGACCCTTCGCTGCCTCCAACGCTCCATGCGCGGAGGAACGACCGCTCCACGCCATGAACGACCGCTCCGCGCCATGGACGACATGCTCCGCGCCATGGCCATGGACGACATGCTCCGCGCCATGGACGACATGCTCCGCGCCATGGACGACATGCTCCGCGCCATGGACGACGCGCTCCACGCCATGGACGACGATGCGCTCCACGCGCTCGCCGAACAGGCGCTGGCCGGGGACGAGGCCGCCCAGGAGGCGCTCTGCCGGAGGGTCCCCAGGCTGCTGTACCGAGGAAAGAGCGCAGCGCACGAGCGCGAGCCGCGGGACACTGGCATCAGGCTGGGGGTCGCCCAGCGCGACGACGGCGAGATCGGAGCAGGACTCGGGATGCCGTACGTGCGAAAGGAGCCCCGGCGAGGGGCTGCTGGAGGGTGCGTGCTGCGCTCTTGCCGCACTGCTCCATGGGCCACGGGAGGTTGCGGCCGCACGGGGGATAGGGCACGCGCGGTGTCCACATGGCAGCGACGCCCTCCCCCACCTCGCCCGACGATCAGCGCCCCGAGGATCGCGACAATGCGCGCGATGACGTGACCCGCCCCCCCGACGCGGGGGAGGAGCACCACGAGGGAGAAGACCTGGCCAAGCCGCTCGACGTGCACCCCGATGGCACGCCGATGACGCAGGAGGAGATCGACGAGCACTGGCTCAAGCACGTGTACCGCCCGAACGAGCCTCAGCTCACGCCGCGCGCGGTGATCACGGGCATGGTGCTCGGCGGGGTGATGTCGCTGTCGAACCTCTACGTCGGCCTGAAGGTGGGCTGGGCGCTGGGGGTGACGGTGACGGCGGCGGTGCTGGCGTTCGGGATCTTCTCGGGGCTGCGGCGGATGGCGCCGGTGGGGCCGTTCAAGAAGAACTTCTCGTCGCTGGAGAACAACGTGATGGCCAGCGCTGCGTCGGCGGCGGGGTACTTCACGGGCGCAGGCATGACGTCGGCGATTCCGGCGCTGTTCATGACCACGGGGCGGGTGCTGGCGCCGTGGGAGCTGGCGACCTGGATGCTGGCGATCTCGTTCCTGGGCGTGCTGCTGGCGGTGCCGATGCGGCGGCAGATGATCGACATCGATCGGCTGCCGTTCCCCGAGGGGATGGCGTACGCGGAGACGATCCGGTCGCTGCACGCGGCGCCCGGCGAGGCGCGGAAGAAGGCGCTGGCGCTGGGGTACGGGGCGCTGGTGGGCGCGGTGGTGAAGCTCGCGAGCGGGGTGACGGGGCTGCTCAAGCCGGTGGCGGTGGCGATGAAGTCGCCGCTGTTGCCGGAGCATCTGCCGTTGCTCGCGAAGTGGGCGCCGCTGACGCTGGGGTTCCAGACGGATCTGCTGATGGTCGGCGCGGGCGCGATCATGGGGGTGCGGATCGCGGCGGGTCTGGCGCTCGGTGCGGTGCTGGGCTGGGGGGTGCTGGGGACGTGGCTGCACACGCACGGGCTCGCAGGGGCGTCGGCGTCGTACGCGACGGTGCGGACCTTCATCGTGTGGCCGGGCGTGACGCTGGTCGTGGTGAGCGGGCTGCTCGCGTTCGGGCTGAAGTGGCGCACGGTGGTGTCGGCGCTGAAGGGGCTGGGGCGGATGACGGCGGGGTCGAAGGCGGGCGGGATGGCCGCGCTGGAGGTACCGACGACGTGGTTCGTGCGGGGGCTCATCGTCTGCACGGTGCTGACGGTGGTGCTGGGCTACTTCATCTTCGAGATCCCGATGTGGATGGGCTTCCTGGGGGTGCTGCTGTCGACGCTGCTGTCGATCGTGGCGTGCCGGGCGACGGGGGAGACGAGCATCACGCCGACGGGGGCGCTCGGGAAGATCAGCCAGCTCCTGTTCGGTGGGCTGGCGGTGGGGAACACGCAGATCAACCTGATGGCGTCGTCGATCACGGCGGGGTCGGCGATCCACGCGGCCGATCTGCTGACGGATCTGAAGGGCGGCTACATGCTCGGCGGGAAGCCGAGGAACCAGTTCATCTCGCAGTTCTTCGGAATCCTCGCGGGGGCGGTGTTCTGCGTCCCGGCGTACATGATCCTGGCGACGCCGGAGCGCCTCGGGACGGCGGAGTTCCCGGCGCCCGCGGCGAAGACGTGGCAGGCGGTGGCGGAGCTGCTCGCAGGGGGCGTCGACACGAAGGTGCGCGGGCCGGCGACGGCGACGCCGGAGACGGTGCAAGGGGTGCCGCTGACGATCCTGCCGGTGGGGACGCGGGTCGGGGACGCGGTGCAGATCGATGTGGGCCCGAACCAGGGCGAGTACCGGATCGTGGCGGTGGTCGACAAGTCCGTGGTGCTGGAGCGGCCGCTGGCCGCGCCCGCCGAGGCCAAGGGGCTGAAGGTGACGGTGGTGAACCGGGGGAGGAGCGAGGTGGCCGCGCCCGCGAAGTCGTTGCCGGTGATGACGCTCGCGGCGACGCCGGAAGGGAC is part of the Chondromyces crocatus genome and encodes:
- a CDS encoding Uma2 family endonuclease — protein: MVGEIIAGTLFMSPRPAMPHTVASSALGGLLVRPFQFGLDGPGGWWVFDEPELHLDGDVLVPDLAGWRRERMPTRPSTAAVSLPPDWVCEVLSPSTATDDRFDKLPVYAREGVTWVWLIDPIKRTFEVQHLGPRKRWETELLVKGDDVVRAAPFDAIDLPLTILWDGMPQAPQPSEG
- a CDS encoding OPT family oligopeptide transporter, producing the protein MAATPSPTSPDDQRPEDRDNARDDVTRPPDAGEEHHEGEDLAKPLDVHPDGTPMTQEEIDEHWLKHVYRPNEPQLTPRAVITGMVLGGVMSLSNLYVGLKVGWALGVTVTAAVLAFGIFSGLRRMAPVGPFKKNFSSLENNVMASAASAAGYFTGAGMTSAIPALFMTTGRVLAPWELATWMLAISFLGVLLAVPMRRQMIDIDRLPFPEGMAYAETIRSLHAAPGEARKKALALGYGALVGAVVKLASGVTGLLKPVAVAMKSPLLPEHLPLLAKWAPLTLGFQTDLLMVGAGAIMGVRIAAGLALGAVLGWGVLGTWLHTHGLAGASASYATVRTFIVWPGVTLVVVSGLLAFGLKWRTVVSALKGLGRMTAGSKAGGMAALEVPTTWFVRGLIVCTVLTVVLGYFIFEIPMWMGFLGVLLSTLLSIVACRATGETSITPTGALGKISQLLFGGLAVGNTQINLMASSITAGSAIHAADLLTDLKGGYMLGGKPRNQFISQFFGILAGAVFCVPAYMILATPERLGTAEFPAPAAKTWQAVAELLAGGVDTKVRGPATATPETVQGVPLTILPVGTRVGDAVQIDVGPNQGEYRIVAVVDKSVVLERPLAAPAEAKGLKVTVVNRGRSEVAAPAKSLPVMTLAATPEGTAAGDWVKWETGGHDLWWGVKARVGDRLVLDRPLVDPRDEAAKPLEGALSVEVRKESLPPYGVMAVVIAAVAAVVLTLLEVYMPARLRKWVPSPTGIGLGMVVSGYDSISMLIGAGLAVVFEKVKPELSEKYRLAGASGIMAGASLAGILIIVLSQVFPLLATP